The sequence below is a genomic window from Luteimonas sp. MC1825.
CGCTGGGTGTCGCGCGCCAACGGCCTGGCGGGGACGCTGGCATTCTCGGTGTTCGCCAACCGGATCCGCCTCGACAAGGTGGGCACCGGCAGGCACGGCTGAGGCGCGACCGCTGCGTTGCGGTGGCGCGGCCGACGCCCCTGGCCGAAGCGGCTAGAATCGATGGCCCGCCCCGCCGACCGTGAACCGATGTCCGACAAGCCCGTCGATCCCGCGCCCCTGAGCCTGTCCGACCACAGCGGCAGCTTCGAGCAGGCGGCACTCGACTACCACCGCGTGCTGCCCGCCGGCAAGATCAAGGTGGTCGCCACCAAGCCCATGGTCACCCAGCGCGACCTGGCGCTGGCGTACTCGCCGGGCGTGGCGCATGCCTGCGAGGCGATCGTCGCCGACCCGCGCGAAGCCAGCACGCTGACCGCGCGCGGCAACCTGGTGGCGGTGATCACCAACGGCACCGCGGTGCTGGGGCTCGGCGACATCGGCCCGCTGGCCGGCAAGCCGGTGATGGAAGGCAAGGGCGTGCTGTTCCAGAAGTTCGCCGGCATCGACGTGTTCGACATCGAACTCGACGAGCGCGACCCCGACAAGCTGGTCGAGATCATCGCGGCGATGGAGCCGACGTTCGGCGGCATCAACCTCGAGGACATCAAGGCGCCGGAGTGCTTCATCGTGGAGCGCAAGCTGCGCGAGCGGATGAAGATCCCGGTGTTCCACGACGACCAGCATGGCACCGCGATCATCGTCGGCGCCGCGGTCACCAACGCGCTGGAAGTGGCCGGCAAGCGCATCGAGGACGTCCGCCTGGCGACCGCCGGCGCCGGCGCCGCGGGCATCGCCTGCCTGGACATGCTGGTCGCGCTGGGCATGAAGCCGGAAAACATCCTGGCCGTGGACCGCGACGGGGTGCTGTATACCGGGCGCGGCAACATGGACCCGGACAAGCAGCGCTACGCGCGCGACACCGACAAGCGTTCGCTCGACGACATCATCGAAGGCGTCGACATCTTCCTCGGCCTGTCCGCCGGCGGCGTGCTCAAGCCCGGGATGGTGGCGAAGATGGCCCCGCGCCCGATCATCCTCGCGCTGGCCAACCCCTACCCGGAGATCCTGCCGGAAGCCGCGAAGGCCGTGCGTCCGGATTGCATCATCGCCACCGGCCGCTCCGACTACCCGAACCAGGTCAACAACGCACTCTGCTTCCCGTACATCTTCCGCGGCGCGCTCGACGTGGGCGCCACCGGCATCAACGAAGAGATGAAGCTGGCCTGCGTGCGCGCGATCGCGCAGCTGGCGAAGATGGAATCCTCCGACCTCGGCGCGGCCTACGGCGGCGAGATGCCGGTGTTCGGCGAGGAGTACATCATCCCGCGGCCGTTCGACCCGCGCCTGCTGACCATGCTGGCGCCGTGCGTTGCGAAGGCCGCGATGGACTCCGGCGTGGCCACCCGCCCGATCGAGGACATGGACGCCTACCGCGAGAAGCTGGGGCAGTTCATCCACCGCTCCGGGCTGATGATGAAGCCGGTGTACGAGCGCGCCCGTGCCAACCTGCAGCGCATCGTCTACGCCGAGGGCGAAGAGGAAACCGTGCTGCGCGCGGTGCAGACCGTGGTCGACGAGGGGCTGGCGCGGCCGATCCTGATCGGCCGGCCGGACGTGATCGACACCCGCATCAAGCGCCTCGGCCTGCGCCTGCGCGTCGGGGTGGATTTCGACCTCACCAACATCAACGACGACCCGCGCTTCGGCGACTACTGGCGCCAGTACCACGCGCTCACCGAGCGCCGCGGCGTGACCCCGGACGCGGCCAAGAACCTGGTGCGCTCGCGGCCGACCCTGATTGCCGCGCTGATGGTGCAGCGTGGCGAGGCGGACGGGCTGATTTCCGGCCTGGTCGGCCGTTACCACAAGAAACTCGGGTACATCCGCAGCGTGTTCGGCCTGGATCCGGGCGTCAGCAGCACTTCGGCGATGACCGGCGTGATCAACGATGCCGGCGTGTGGTTCTTCCTCGACACCCACGTGCAGGTCGACCCCACCGCCGAGCAGATCGCCGAAGCGACGCTGCAGGGCGCCTACCGCCTGAAGCTGTTCGGCATCGAGCCGAGCATCGCGCTGCTGTCGCATTCCAACTACGGCAGCCACGACAACCCGAGCGCGGCCAAGATGCGCCGCGTGCGCGAGATCCTCGCGCGCCGCGCGCCGCGGCTGAACATCGACGGCGAGATGCAGGCCGATACCGCCTGGGACAGCCTGCTGCGCGAGCGCCTGTTCCCCAACACCACGCTCAAGGGCCGCGCCAACCTGTTCGTGCTGCCCAACATCGACGCCGCCAGCATCGCCTACAACCTGGTGCGGGTGATGACCGACGGCGTGGCGATCGGTCCGATCCTGATGGGCGTGGACCACCCGGCGCACGTGCTCACCTCCACCAGTACGCCGCGGCGCCTGGTCAACATGACCGCGATCACCGCGGTCGAGGCACAGATCCGCGCGCTGCAGCGCGCCGGCGCGGACGACTGACCGCCGCGGCGGTCAGTGCGGCAGCAGTTCGCGCACCAGCGCCGGCAGGCGCGCCAGGTCGTCCTTGAGCAGGACGCCGTCGGCGACGGGAAGCACCTCGTCGCCGGCCAGCGCGCCGGTCATGAACACGAAGCGGGCCTGTGGCGCGTGCGCCAGCACCAGCGCGCGCGCCTCGCGGCCGGAATAGCCGGGCAGGTTGACGTCGCAGACCACCAGGTGCGGGTCGAAGCCGGCCAGCGCCTCGCGCAGCGCATCCTCGCGGTACAGCCGGCAGCACTCCACCAGGATGCCCGCCTCGCGCAGCGTCAGCTCGGTGAGCTCGGCGTCGTCGTGGCAGTCGTCGACAATCAGCACGCGGATCACGGCCATGGCGCTCAAGGGTCGGTCGGAGCCTCGTTGAGGACGGCCCAGAATCGCCCGAGCGTCTTCACCGCCTCGAAGAACTGGTCCACGTCGACCGGCTTGACCACGTAGGCGTTGACGCCCAGGTCCCAGCTGCGGGCGAGGTCGTTTTCCTCGCGCGACGACGACAGGATCACCACCGGCAGGCGCTTGAGCGTTTCGTGTTCGCGCAGCTGGTTGAGCACTTCCAGGCCGTCCATGCGCGGCATCTTGATGTCGAGCAGCAGCACCGCGGGGTCGCCTTCGGGGCGGTTGGCGTACTTGCCGCGGCGGAACAGGTAGTCCAGTGCCTCCACGCCATCCTCGACATGGACGATGGGATTGACCAGGTGCGCATCGCGCAGCGCATCGATGGCCATCTCGGCGTCGTGCGGGCTGTCTTCGGCAAGCAGGATGGTGCGGATCGCGGTCATGTGCGCGGGGTTCCTTGGCGGGCGTCCGGGTTGGCGGGCAGGGTGAAGTGGAAGGTGGCGCCTTCGCCGGGCGCGGATTCCGCCCAGACCTGGCCATTGTGCCGGGTCACGACCCGTTTGACGCTGGCCAGGCCGATGCCCGTGCCGCTGAACTCGCTCGCGGCATGCAGCCGCTGGAACACGCCGAACAGCTTGCCCGCATAGGCCATGTCGAAGCCGGCGCCGTTGTCGCGCACCGAGAAGTGGTGCAGGCCGTCGTCGCCCGCGCGGTGGTCGACGTCGATCACCGCCGGCTCGCTGCCGGTGCTGTACTTGACCGCGTTGCCGAGCAGGTTGGTCCACAGCTGGCGCAGCATGTTGTCGTCGCCGACCACGACCGGCATGTGCGCGATGCGCCACTCGACGTGGTGGCCGGGGTTGTCGATGCTGTTGTTGGCATCCAGCATCGCGCGGGTCTCCTCGACCAGCGACTGCATGTCGACCGTCTGCAGGCGCAGTGCGCTGCGCCCGAGGCGCGAGTACACCAGCAGGTCGTCGATCAGCGCCGACATGCGCTTGGCCGAGCCGCCGATGACGTCGAGGTAATGGCGACCCTTGTCGTCGAGGCCGTCGCCGAGGTGGCGGCCGAGCTTGTCGGCGAAGCCGGCGATGTGGCGCAGCGGCGCGCGCAGGTCATGCGACACCGAGTAGCTGAACGCCTCGAGCTCGCGGTTGACGTCGGAGACCTGGTCCACCTTGCCTTCGAGCTGGCGGTTCAGCTCGCGGATGTGGGTCTCGCTGGCCTTCTGCGCGCTGATGTCGCTGGCCGTGACCAGCGCCACCAGGTCGTCGCGGTCGGGCAGCGCCATGCTGCGCGCGTTGACCAGCATCACCCGGTCGACGCCATCCACGGTGCGCTGCTGGCGCTCGAAGTCCCACAGTTCGCGGCCGCGCAGCAGCACGTCGCGCAGGCGTCGCAGCGTTTCCTCGTCGCG
It includes:
- a CDS encoding response regulator — its product is MTAIRTILLAEDSPHDAEMAIDALRDAHLVNPIVHVEDGVEALDYLFRRGKYANRPEGDPAVLLLDIKMPRMDGLEVLNQLREHETLKRLPVVILSSSREENDLARSWDLGVNAYVVKPVDVDQFFEAVKTLGRFWAVLNEAPTDP
- a CDS encoding NADP-dependent malic enzyme, with the translated sequence MSDKPVDPAPLSLSDHSGSFEQAALDYHRVLPAGKIKVVATKPMVTQRDLALAYSPGVAHACEAIVADPREASTLTARGNLVAVITNGTAVLGLGDIGPLAGKPVMEGKGVLFQKFAGIDVFDIELDERDPDKLVEIIAAMEPTFGGINLEDIKAPECFIVERKLRERMKIPVFHDDQHGTAIIVGAAVTNALEVAGKRIEDVRLATAGAGAAGIACLDMLVALGMKPENILAVDRDGVLYTGRGNMDPDKQRYARDTDKRSLDDIIEGVDIFLGLSAGGVLKPGMVAKMAPRPIILALANPYPEILPEAAKAVRPDCIIATGRSDYPNQVNNALCFPYIFRGALDVGATGINEEMKLACVRAIAQLAKMESSDLGAAYGGEMPVFGEEYIIPRPFDPRLLTMLAPCVAKAAMDSGVATRPIEDMDAYREKLGQFIHRSGLMMKPVYERARANLQRIVYAEGEEETVLRAVQTVVDEGLARPILIGRPDVIDTRIKRLGLRLRVGVDFDLTNINDDPRFGDYWRQYHALTERRGVTPDAAKNLVRSRPTLIAALMVQRGEADGLISGLVGRYHKKLGYIRSVFGLDPGVSSTSAMTGVINDAGVWFFLDTHVQVDPTAEQIAEATLQGAYRLKLFGIEPSIALLSHSNYGSHDNPSAAKMRRVREILARRAPRLNIDGEMQADTAWDSLLRERLFPNTTLKGRANLFVLPNIDAASIAYNLVRVMTDGVAIGPILMGVDHPAHVLTSTSTPRRLVNMTAITAVEAQIRALQRAGADD
- a CDS encoding response regulator; the encoded protein is MAVIRVLIVDDCHDDAELTELTLREAGILVECCRLYREDALREALAGFDPHLVVCDVNLPGYSGREARALVLAHAPQARFVFMTGALAGDEVLPVADGVLLKDDLARLPALVRELLPH
- a CDS encoding ATP-binding protein encodes the protein MPDSLPQREHARWRLPLLALVVLLIVLVPFLLQRVADRRVGEAAAMVAHTLEVENTLQMLSAAIRNLEGAGLARAAGVDAPILDERVAYSEALIKPLLDHAEELTRDNPRQQVRMGALRTSLEERIVQIDRVLAAATEERQAEIRRLVENFPVQAPISALIQTERDILAVRNADAARVQRQARVLAWGSLGAQVLLILGLAALAMRDAGRRTAAEGMSRRADARAGVVLDTVREPIVLIDAGLRVVMHNAAFAELFGIEGDIRGTPLADAGDAWRDEETLRRLRDVLLRGRELWDFERQQRTVDGVDRVMLVNARSMALPDRDDLVALVTASDISAQKASETHIRELNRQLEGKVDQVSDVNRELEAFSYSVSHDLRAPLRHIAGFADKLGRHLGDGLDDKGRHYLDVIGGSAKRMSALIDDLLVYSRLGRSALRLQTVDMQSLVEETRAMLDANNSIDNPGHHVEWRIAHMPVVVGDDNMLRQLWTNLLGNAVKYSTGSEPAVIDVDHRAGDDGLHHFSVRDNGAGFDMAYAGKLFGVFQRLHAASEFSGTGIGLASVKRVVTRHNGQVWAESAPGEGATFHFTLPANPDARQGTPRT